One window from the genome of [Clostridium] celerecrescens 18A encodes:
- a CDS encoding glycoside hydrolase family 3 C-terminal domain-containing protein, which produces MNKDKLKEYRKKAKELVSKMTLEEKVSQTVHSAAAIPRLGIKGYNWWNEGLHGVARAGVATVFPQAIGLAASFDEELLYEVADAVSTEARAKFHMQQKYGDTDIYKGLTFWAPNVNIFRDPRWGRGHETYGEDPYLTSRMGVRFIEGLQGDDENYLKTAACAKHFAVHSGPEDERHSFNAVVTKQDMFETYLPAFEACVKEGKVEAVMGAYNRTNGEPCCGSKTLLKDILRTDWGFEGHVTSDCWAVKDFHEHHGVTGSALESVAMAMENGCDLNCGSLFLYLTEAVSRGLVSEERLNEAIENLMMTRLKLGLFEEPEAVEYNKITYEDNDTREHKDLNFKASRKSFVLLKNEGNILPLNKGSLKTIGIIGPNSDNRKALIGNYEGTASRYYTISEGIQDYVGEDVRVMVSEGCHLCKPRVSGLGQENDRLSEVRGVCEASDVIIACMGLDSSLEGEEGDEGNEYASGDKPNLSLPGLQKQVLEEIYKSGKPVVLVLLSGSALDVSWADAHIPAIIEGWYPGAQGGRALAAVLFGDFVPEGKLPITFYRSTEELPAFTDYSMKGRTYRYMEQEALYPFGYGLSYTDFSVRDVYLSQDRIGAGDTLTIKAVLKNVGHKKGAETLQVYVKSCAPQTPNAQLKALLKAELEPGEERELQVTLSDKAFALRDEQGDLVMEAGTYNVYVGTQQPDKRSHELTGKAPVCMTVSIDQHTVLEKCCI; this is translated from the coding sequence ATGAATAAGGATAAGCTGAAGGAATACCGAAAAAAAGCAAAAGAATTAGTTTCAAAAATGACTTTGGAGGAAAAGGTTTCACAGACTGTACACAGTGCGGCGGCGATTCCAAGACTGGGAATAAAGGGTTATAACTGGTGGAACGAGGGACTTCATGGTGTGGCCAGGGCCGGAGTTGCTACGGTGTTTCCTCAGGCCATTGGACTTGCAGCAAGCTTTGATGAGGAGCTGCTTTATGAAGTGGCTGATGCGGTTTCCACAGAGGCAAGGGCAAAGTTTCATATGCAGCAGAAATACGGGGATACGGATATTTATAAGGGACTTACGTTTTGGGCCCCTAATGTCAATATCTTTAGAGATCCCCGCTGGGGAAGAGGACATGAGACATACGGAGAGGATCCATATTTGACTTCACGTATGGGGGTTCGTTTCATAGAGGGGCTGCAGGGAGATGACGAAAATTATTTGAAGACTGCAGCCTGCGCCAAACATTTTGCAGTCCACTCTGGCCCTGAGGATGAACGCCATTCCTTTAATGCTGTGGTGACGAAGCAAGATATGTTTGAAACCTATTTGCCTGCGTTTGAGGCATGTGTAAAGGAAGGAAAAGTAGAGGCGGTTATGGGAGCCTATAACCGGACCAATGGGGAACCCTGCTGCGGAAGCAAGACCCTGCTAAAGGATATTTTGAGGACAGACTGGGGATTTGAAGGTCATGTGACCTCAGATTGCTGGGCAGTAAAGGATTTTCATGAACATCACGGGGTTACTGGTTCTGCTCTGGAATCTGTTGCCATGGCAATGGAAAATGGCTGTGATTTAAATTGTGGTAGCCTGTTTTTATATCTGACAGAGGCAGTGAGCCGGGGGTTAGTATCAGAGGAACGGTTAAATGAAGCAATTGAGAATCTGATGATGACCAGGCTGAAGCTTGGGCTGTTTGAGGAGCCGGAAGCTGTGGAATACAATAAAATTACATATGAGGACAATGATACCAGAGAGCATAAGGATCTGAATTTTAAAGCTTCCAGAAAATCCTTTGTGCTGCTTAAAAATGAGGGGAATATACTTCCTCTTAATAAGGGAAGTCTGAAAACCATTGGAATCATCGGACCCAACAGCGATAACAGAAAGGCACTTATTGGAAATTATGAGGGTACCGCTTCCAGGTATTATACGATTTCCGAAGGAATCCAGGATTACGTTGGAGAAGACGTCCGTGTTATGGTCTCAGAAGGGTGCCATTTATGTAAACCGAGGGTAAGCGGCCTGGGGCAGGAGAATGACCGGTTATCAGAGGTTCGCGGAGTATGTGAAGCCAGTGATGTAATCATTGCCTGCATGGGCCTGGATTCCAGTCTGGAAGGAGAAGAGGGTGACGAGGGGAATGAATATGCCAGCGGTGATAAGCCCAATTTGTCCCTTCCAGGTTTGCAGAAACAAGTGTTGGAGGAAATCTATAAGAGCGGGAAGCCTGTGGTTTTAGTACTTTTATCTGGAAGCGCCCTTGATGTGTCCTGGGCAGATGCTCATATTCCCGCAATCATAGAAGGCTGGTATCCGGGAGCTCAGGGAGGCCGTGCTCTGGCCGCTGTGCTGTTCGGTGATTTTGTGCCGGAAGGAAAGCTTCCCATCACCTTTTACAGGAGTACAGAGGAGCTTCCGGCCTTTACGGATTATTCCATGAAGGGCAGGACCTACCGATATATGGAGCAGGAGGCTCTCTATCCCTTTGGCTATGGGCTTTCCTACACGGATTTTTCCGTAAGGGATGTGTACTTAAGCCAGGACCGGATAGGGGCAGGTGATACCTTAACCATAAAAGCGGTGTTAAAGAATGTGGGGCATAAGAAGGGGGCAGAAACCCTGCAGGTATATGTTAAGTCCTGTGCACCTCAGACGCCCAATGCTCAGCTTAAGGCACTTTTAAAGGCAGAACTGGAACCAGGGGAGGAAAGAGAATTGCAGGTGACGCTTTCTGACAAAGCCTTTGCTTTAAGGGATGAACAAGGAGATCTGGTAATGGAAGCCGGAACGTACAATGTGTATGTGGGAACACAGCAGCCTGATAAACGGAGCCATGAGCTTACAGGAAAAGCACCGGTATGCATGACGGTATCCATAGACCAGCATACTGTCCTGGAAAAATGCTGCATATAA
- the aguA gene encoding agmatine deiminase codes for MEKLKSFPAADGFYMPGEFEPHRSCIMIWPKRPGSWPFGAGRARKAFAEIAEAIADSEQVIVLAESDVMECAREMLSDRIQVIDMESDDAWARDVGPTFVVNKERKVRGIDWQFNAWGGTFDGLYPDWQKDDLLAGRFCEFFDYPVYDAKHFVLEGGSIHSDGEGTLLVTEACLLSGGRNPSLSKLQIEELLKSYLGALKVIWLKAGIYQDETNEHVDNVCAFVRPGEVVLAWTDDEDDPQYEMSLADLRILEQETDAAGRHFKIHKLAIPKKPVCITKEELSGFSFEPGEDEREAGERLAASYVNFYISNGGVIVPQFGDVHDSEAVRILGECFPERRIYPVYARDIIVGGGNIHCITQQIPL; via the coding sequence ATGGAAAAATTAAAAAGCTTCCCGGCGGCGGATGGATTTTATATGCCGGGGGAATTTGAGCCTCATCGGAGCTGTATCATGATCTGGCCCAAGCGTCCCGGCTCCTGGCCCTTTGGGGCCGGAAGGGCAAGGAAGGCCTTTGCTGAAATCGCGGAGGCTATTGCAGACAGCGAGCAGGTGATCGTACTGGCGGAGTCTGATGTAATGGAATGCGCCAGAGAAATGCTTTCGGACCGGATCCAGGTGATCGACATGGAATCTGACGACGCATGGGCAAGAGATGTGGGACCTACCTTTGTAGTCAATAAGGAACGTAAGGTCAGGGGAATCGACTGGCAGTTTAATGCCTGGGGAGGAACTTTTGACGGGTTGTATCCGGACTGGCAAAAGGATGACCTTCTTGCAGGTCGTTTCTGTGAATTTTTTGACTATCCGGTTTACGATGCAAAGCATTTTGTACTGGAGGGAGGTTCTATACACTCGGATGGGGAAGGTACGCTCTTGGTGACGGAAGCCTGTCTTTTAAGTGGCGGACGGAATCCGTCTCTTTCTAAGCTTCAGATTGAAGAACTACTGAAAAGTTATCTGGGGGCTTTAAAGGTCATCTGGCTGAAAGCAGGAATTTATCAGGATGAAACTAATGAGCATGTTGATAATGTCTGCGCGTTTGTCCGGCCGGGAGAAGTGGTGTTAGCCTGGACGGATGATGAGGATGATCCACAGTATGAGATGTCTCTGGCTGATTTGAGAATACTGGAACAGGAAACAGATGCAGCGGGTAGACATTTTAAAATACACAAGCTTGCCATACCTAAGAAACCGGTCTGCATTACGAAAGAGGAGCTTTCAGGCTTTTCCTTTGAACCGGGAGAGGATGAGAGGGAGGCTGGAGAGCGCCTGGCTGCCAGCTATGTGAATTTTTATATATCCAATGGAGGGGTTATTGTTCCACAGTTTGGGGATGTTCATGATTCAGAGGCAGTACGGATATTAGGGGAGTGCTTCCCTGAGAGAAGAATCTATCCGGTGTATGCAAGAGATATTATTGTAGGAGGCGGAAATATTCACTGCATTACACAACAAATTCCGTTGTAG
- the aguB gene encoding N-carbamoylputrescine amidase: MRDVTVAAVQMRCCDDVKKNIEHAERLVRQAAGEGAKVILLPELFERQYFCQERRYDFYEYAEPAEENQAVKHFAGIAAELQVVLPISFYERSGNTMFNSVAVLDGDGTNLGIYRKTHIPDDHYYQEKFYFTPGDTGFQVFNTMYGKIGVGICWDQWFPETARCLGLQGAELILYPTAIGSEPILECDSMEHWRRCMQGHAASNIIPVIAANRIGVESVIPCTSNGNQSSSLRFYGSSFITDNTGAVIASMGREEEGFICASFDLDQMMADRRNWGLFRDRRPEMYRGITGKS; the protein is encoded by the coding sequence ATGAGAGATGTAACAGTAGCGGCAGTTCAGATGAGATGCTGCGATGACGTTAAAAAGAATATTGAACATGCGGAAAGACTGGTAAGGCAGGCAGCAGGGGAAGGGGCAAAGGTCATTCTCCTTCCGGAGCTGTTTGAACGGCAATACTTCTGCCAGGAGAGGCGGTATGACTTTTATGAATATGCAGAACCGGCAGAGGAGAACCAGGCGGTTAAGCATTTCGCCGGGATTGCGGCTGAGCTTCAGGTGGTGCTTCCCATCAGCTTTTATGAGCGGTCAGGAAATACCATGTTTAATTCAGTGGCTGTCCTTGACGGAGATGGGACAAATCTTGGAATATACCGGAAGACTCATATTCCCGATGATCATTACTACCAGGAAAAATTTTATTTCACTCCCGGAGACACCGGCTTTCAGGTATTTAATACCATGTATGGGAAAATCGGCGTAGGGATCTGCTGGGATCAGTGGTTTCCGGAGACAGCAAGGTGCCTGGGGTTACAGGGAGCGGAGCTGATCTTATATCCTACTGCCATTGGAAGTGAGCCCATCCTGGAATGCGACAGCATGGAGCACTGGAGGCGCTGCATGCAGGGACACGCTGCTTCCAATATCATACCGGTCATAGCGGCTAACCGGATTGGAGTGGAATCTGTTATTCCCTGTACGTCAAACGGGAATCAAAGCTCCTCTCTTAGATTTTATGGTTCTTCCTTTATTACGGATAATACCGGGGCTGTCATAGCTTCTATGGGCAGGGAGGAAGAAGGGTTCATATGCGCTTCCTTTGATCTGGATCAGATGATGGCTGACAGGAGAAACTGGGGGCTTTTCCGTGACCGCAGGCCGGAAATGTACAGGGGTATCACAGGAAAATCATAA
- the nspC gene encoding carboxynorspermidine decarboxylase, with protein MRIEELKTPCYVIDEGRLEKNLKILSQVKENTGCRILLAQKAFSCFAEYPLIGKYLDGTTASGLYEARLGNEEMGLENHVFAPAYKEEDFKELVKICDHIIFNSFSQLEKYKGALEGVSAGIRINPQCSTQEGHEIYDPCAPGSRLGVIIDNFKEEWLPWISGLHFHTLCEQNSDDLKKTLDAVEEKFGKYLSGVSWLNMGGGHHITREDYDIVLLEACIKRMQEKYGLQIYLEPGEAVALNAGYLVTEVMDVVENGIKTLILDASAACHMPDVLEMPYRPPLKNSGEPGEKAFTYRLSSCTCLAGDVIGDYSFDREIKPGDKLYFMDMAIYSMVKNNTFNGMPLPDIAIMDQDGECRVIKRFGYEDFKNRLA; from the coding sequence ATGAGGATCGAAGAGCTAAAAACACCCTGTTATGTGATCGACGAGGGAAGACTGGAGAAGAATTTAAAAATCCTAAGCCAGGTAAAAGAAAATACCGGGTGCAGGATCCTGTTGGCACAGAAGGCATTTTCCTGCTTTGCGGAGTACCCCCTCATCGGTAAGTATCTTGACGGAACTACGGCCAGCGGGCTTTATGAGGCCAGGCTGGGGAACGAGGAGATGGGGCTTGAAAATCACGTTTTTGCCCCCGCGTATAAGGAAGAGGACTTTAAAGAGCTGGTGAAGATCTGCGATCACATTATATTCAACTCGTTTTCTCAGCTGGAGAAGTACAAAGGTGCTTTAGAAGGGGTAAGTGCAGGTATCAGGATCAATCCCCAGTGCTCCACCCAGGAAGGCCATGAAATCTATGACCCCTGTGCGCCCGGATCAAGGCTTGGTGTAATCATTGATAATTTTAAGGAGGAGTGGCTGCCCTGGATATCAGGGCTCCATTTCCACACCTTATGTGAGCAGAATTCAGATGATTTAAAAAAGACCCTGGATGCCGTGGAGGAAAAGTTCGGGAAGTATTTATCCGGAGTGTCCTGGCTTAACATGGGCGGAGGACATCATATTACCAGAGAGGATTACGACATCGTGCTGCTGGAAGCCTGCATTAAGAGAATGCAGGAGAAGTATGGTCTTCAGATTTATCTGGAACCTGGAGAGGCAGTGGCACTTAATGCAGGATATCTGGTGACAGAGGTCATGGATGTGGTGGAAAATGGGATAAAGACTTTGATCCTTGATGCTTCCGCAGCCTGCCATATGCCTGATGTGCTGGAAATGCCGTACCGGCCGCCTTTAAAGAACAGCGGAGAACCGGGAGAAAAGGCTTTTACCTACCGGCTGTCCTCCTGCACCTGTCTGGCAGGGGACGTGATCGGTGACTATTCCTTTGACAGGGAAATAAAGCCTGGAGATAAGCTGTACTTTATGGATATGGCCATCTATTCCATGGTGAAGAATAACACCTTTAACGGGATGCCCCTTCCTGACATCGCTATCATGGATCAGGATGGAGAATGTCGTGTTATAAAAAGGTTTGGCTATGAGGATTTTAAGAACAGGCTGGCCTAG
- the cysE gene encoding serine O-acetyltransferase, whose amino-acid sequence MILKDIWLDVTAVKERDPAARSKLEVLLLYQGVHALIWHRFAHLFYQHKMFFIARFISQLARFFTLIEIHPGAQLGHGILIDHGSGVVIGETTVVGDNCTIYQGVTLGGVGLNKGKRHPTLGNNVTVGAGAKILGSFEVGDNCTIAANAVLLKPLESNVTAVGIPARPIKIDGVPLPKKESNLVTMDHYCKMEERVKELEETLSKLQTELSSYREKEHSDQAEASLEGKIEE is encoded by the coding sequence ATGATATTAAAGGATATATGGCTTGATGTTACGGCAGTAAAAGAGCGGGATCCGGCGGCCAGAAGCAAGCTTGAAGTGCTTTTGCTCTATCAGGGTGTTCATGCGTTGATCTGGCATCGTTTTGCTCACTTGTTTTACCAGCATAAGATGTTTTTTATAGCCAGGTTTATTTCCCAGCTGGCAAGATTTTTTACACTGATCGAGATTCATCCCGGCGCGCAGCTGGGGCATGGGATTTTAATTGACCATGGCAGCGGAGTGGTGATCGGAGAAACTACGGTGGTAGGAGATAATTGTACGATTTACCAGGGAGTGACTTTAGGCGGTGTGGGACTTAATAAGGGAAAGCGCCATCCCACCCTTGGTAATAATGTGACCGTGGGAGCGGGAGCTAAGATTCTGGGCTCCTTTGAGGTAGGTGATAATTGTACCATAGCGGCAAATGCCGTGCTATTAAAGCCTTTGGAAAGCAACGTGACTGCGGTCGGAATTCCCGCCCGTCCGATTAAGATCGATGGCGTGCCCCTTCCCAAGAAGGAAAGCAATCTGGTGACCATGGATCATTACTGCAAGATGGAAGAGCGGGTCAAGGAATTGGAAGAAACGCTGTCTAAACTGCAGACAGAGCTGTCTTCCTATCGGGAAAAAGAGCACTCCGATCAGGCGGAGGCATCTTTGGAGGGGAAAATTGAGGAATAG
- a CDS encoding saccharopine dehydrogenase family protein, whose amino-acid sequence MSRLLIIGCGGVASVAIRKCCQNSEVFTDICIASRTKEKCDALKDKLAGTTNTRIETAKVDADHVEEVIALIKDYKPDAVLNVALPYQDLTIMDACLATGVDYIDTANFEPENTDDPEWRAIYEKRCEELGFTALFDYSWQWVYKERFENAGITALLGSGFDPGVTSVFSAYALKHYFDEIHTIDILDCNGGDHGYPFATNFNPEINLREVSSNGSYWEDGRWIETEPMEIKSKYNFPEVGEKDMYLLHHEEIESLAKNIPGVKRIRFFMTFGQSYLTHMKCLENVGMLSTSPVEFNGQEIVPIQFLKALLPDPASLGPRTKGKTNIGCIFTGVKDGKEKTIYIYNVCDHEECYKEVESQAISYTTGVPAMIGSLMVLTGQWKKPGVFNVEEFDPDPYMEALNKWGLPWVVCEDPETVTVWR is encoded by the coding sequence ATGAGCAGATTATTAATTATCGGTTGTGGAGGGGTAGCCTCTGTGGCAATCCGGAAGTGCTGTCAGAACAGCGAGGTGTTTACAGACATTTGTATCGCAAGCAGGACAAAAGAGAAATGCGATGCCCTAAAGGATAAGCTTGCAGGGACAACAAATACAAGAATTGAAACAGCTAAGGTTGATGCGGATCACGTGGAAGAGGTAATTGCCCTTATAAAGGATTATAAGCCGGATGCCGTATTAAATGTGGCTCTTCCCTATCAGGATCTAACCATCATGGATGCATGTCTTGCAACAGGGGTAGATTACATTGATACCGCTAACTTTGAGCCTGAGAATACGGATGATCCGGAGTGGAGGGCGATCTATGAGAAGCGTTGTGAAGAGCTCGGGTTTACCGCCCTTTTTGATTATTCCTGGCAGTGGGTTTACAAGGAGCGTTTTGAGAATGCAGGCATTACCGCATTGCTTGGAAGCGGGTTCGATCCTGGAGTTACCAGCGTATTTTCTGCTTATGCCTTAAAGCACTATTTTGACGAAATTCATACCATTGATATTTTAGACTGCAACGGAGGGGATCATGGGTATCCCTTTGCAACAAATTTTAACCCTGAAATCAACTTAAGGGAAGTATCCTCCAACGGTTCCTATTGGGAGGATGGCCGCTGGATTGAGACAGAGCCCATGGAGATTAAATCCAAATATAATTTCCCTGAGGTTGGGGAAAAGGACATGTACCTGCTTCACCATGAGGAGATTGAATCCCTGGCAAAGAACATTCCCGGGGTAAAGAGAATCCGTTTCTTCATGACCTTTGGACAGAGCTATTTGACCCATATGAAGTGCCTGGAAAACGTAGGTATGCTTTCCACCTCCCCCGTTGAGTTTAACGGACAGGAGATCGTGCCCATTCAGTTTCTAAAAGCCCTGCTTCCAGATCCGGCGTCCCTTGGCCCAAGAACCAAAGGAAAGACCAATATTGGATGCATCTTTACGGGGGTAAAGGATGGAAAGGAAAAGACTATTTACATCTACAACGTATGCGATCATGAGGAATGCTATAAAGAGGTGGAATCCCAGGCGATTTCCTATACCACCGGAGTTCCGGCCATGATCGGGAGCCTGATGGTATTAACCGGCCAGTGGAAGAAGCCGGGGGTATTTAATGTGGAAGAGTTTGACCCGGATCCCTATATGGAGGCTTTAAACAAATGGGGACTTCCATGGGTGGTATGTGAGGACCCGGAAACTGTTACGGTTTGGAGATAG
- a CDS encoding aminotransferase class I/II-fold pyridoxal phosphate-dependent enzyme, with protein sequence MNKEDQMRAPIYEALETFQKKRVVPFDVPGHKRGRGNPELARLLGERCVGLDVNSMKPLDNLCHPVSVIRDAERLTADAFGAADAFLMVGGTTSAVQSMILSVCKAGDKIILPRNVHRSALNALVLCGAVPIYVNPEVNSMLGISLGMEIGQVEKAIMENPDAVAVFVNNPTYYGICSDIRSIVRLAHAHGMKVLADEAHGTHLYFGKGLPVSAMEAGADMSAVSMHKSGGSLTQSSLLLLNKGVNGDYVRQIINLTQTTSASYLLLSSLDISRRNLALRGEESFAKVVEMAEYARGEINSIGGYYAYGRDLINGTSIFDYDVTKLSVYTLGNGLAGIEVYDLLRDEYDIQIEFGDICNLLAYISIGDRIQDIERLVGALADIERLYKKDRTGMLSGEYIAPKVEVSPQKAFYSPKVSVPVGESAGSISGEFVMCYPPGIPILAPGEMITEEIVEYIIYAREMGCSMQGTEDPAVERLMVLKEHVKEGER encoded by the coding sequence ATGAACAAAGAAGATCAGATGAGGGCGCCTATTTACGAAGCTCTTGAAACATTTCAAAAAAAGAGGGTAGTACCCTTTGATGTGCCAGGCCATAAACGGGGAAGGGGTAATCCGGAGCTTGCCCGCCTTTTGGGGGAACGGTGCGTCGGACTTGATGTAAATTCCATGAAGCCGCTTGATAATCTATGCCATCCGGTGTCTGTGATCCGGGATGCGGAACGGTTGACAGCAGATGCTTTTGGGGCGGCAGATGCATTTTTGATGGTGGGAGGAACCACGTCGGCTGTACAGAGCATGATCCTGTCTGTATGCAAGGCGGGGGATAAAATCATTCTTCCGAGAAATGTCCATAGAAGCGCCTTAAATGCTCTGGTATTATGCGGGGCGGTTCCGATTTATGTAAATCCAGAAGTGAACAGCATGCTGGGTATTTCCCTTGGCATGGAGATCGGCCAGGTGGAAAAGGCAATTATGGAAAATCCCGATGCAGTGGCGGTATTTGTTAACAATCCCACGTATTATGGAATCTGCTCGGATATCCGCTCCATTGTCCGGCTGGCCCATGCCCACGGGATGAAGGTTCTGGCTGATGAAGCTCATGGCACCCATCTCTATTTTGGGAAGGGGCTTCCGGTTTCCGCCATGGAAGCGGGTGCGGATATGTCGGCGGTCTCCATGCACAAGTCAGGAGGAAGCCTGACACAAAGCTCCCTACTCCTTTTAAACAAAGGAGTGAATGGGGATTACGTGCGTCAGATCATAAACTTAACCCAGACCACCAGCGCCTCTTACCTTCTTTTATCAAGCCTTGATATATCAAGAAGGAACCTTGCTCTGCGGGGGGAAGAGTCCTTTGCAAAGGTTGTGGAAATGGCAGAATATGCCAGGGGAGAGATCAATTCCATCGGCGGATACTATGCTTATGGAAGGGATCTGATCAATGGAACCAGCATTTTTGATTACGACGTGACAAAGCTTTCAGTTTATACCCTGGGAAATGGGCTGGCAGGAATTGAGGTCTATGATCTGCTCCGGGATGAATATGATATCCAGATCGAATTCGGGGATATCTGCAACCTTCTTGCCTACATTTCCATCGGTGACCGGATTCAGGATATTGAACGTCTGGTGGGAGCACTGGCAGATATTGAACGCCTTTACAAAAAGGACCGGACGGGTATGCTGTCAGGAGAATACATTGCCCCCAAAGTGGAAGTATCACCTCAGAAAGCATTTTATTCCCCAAAGGTATCCGTACCGGTAGGGGAATCCGCAGGAAGTATAAGCGGGGAGTTTGTCATGTGTTATCCTCCGGGTATTCCTATCCTGGCGCCGGGAGAGATGATTACGGAAGAGATCGTGGAGTACATTATTTATGCCAGGGAAATGGGCTGTTCCATGCAGGGAACCGAGGATCCGGCAGTAGAACGGCTGATGGTGTTAAAGGAGCATGTTAAAGAAGGGGAGAGGTAG
- a CDS encoding protease complex subunit PrcB family protein, whose product MIFFGLAMWVLVVRTLSGCTLNKDSGDKVRDLEFTVVADADIPQELSQIIAEKQQSPFKLTYSDDQNLYIVVGFGKQAGGGYSIAVNDLYLTDNSIVLDTELIGPEKGENMGTEPSYPFIVIKTEMSELPVVFQ is encoded by the coding sequence ATGATTTTTTTTGGCCTGGCCATGTGGGTACTGGTAGTACGTACCTTAAGCGGGTGTACTTTAAACAAGGATAGTGGTGATAAGGTGCGGGATCTGGAATTTACCGTGGTAGCTGACGCAGATATACCGCAGGAACTTAGCCAGATCATTGCTGAGAAGCAGCAGTCACCTTTTAAGCTGACCTACAGCGATGATCAGAACCTTTACATAGTGGTTGGTTTCGGAAAGCAGGCCGGTGGGGGATATAGCATCGCAGTCAATGATCTTTATCTGACAGATAATTCCATTGTCCTGGATACGGAACTGATCGGCCCGGAAAAGGGAGAGAATATGGGGACGGAACCCTCTTATCCCTTCATCGTCATTAAAACCGAGATGTCAGAGCTTCCGGTAGTGTTTCAGTAG
- the spoIIID gene encoding sporulation transcriptional regulator SpoIIID → MKEYIEERAVAIANYIIDYHATVRQTAKKFGISKSTVHKDVTDRLEHINPSLAARARVILDINKSERHIRGGLATKEKYQHRLQMCSKKN, encoded by the coding sequence TTGAAGGAATATATTGAAGAACGCGCGGTTGCGATCGCCAACTACATCATAGACTATCATGCGACCGTGAGGCAGACAGCGAAGAAATTTGGGATTTCCAAATCTACGGTACATAAAGATGTTACGGACCGTTTGGAACACATTAATCCGTCCCTGGCAGCCCGGGCCAGGGTAATCCTTGATATTAACAAATCCGAGCGTCATATAAGAGGCGGCCTTGCCACCAAAGAGAAATACCAGCATCGCCTTCAGATGTGCAGCAAAAAGAATTGA
- the speE gene encoding polyamine aminopropyltransferase — MEIWFSKFHTSNVKLSVRIDKQLFSGESEYQRIDVFESQEFGKFVSLDGDIVFSEKDEFIYDEMVTHVPMAVHPNVKDVLIIGGGDGGVSKELLQYPFIQSIDVVETDKLFVDVCRDIFPEVSCGLSDPRVKVYYDDGLRFLRSKKEEYDLIINDSTDPFGHTEGLFTKEFYGSCYKALRSDGIMVYQHGSPFYDDDETACRSMHRKVFRSFPISRVYQAHIPTCPSGYWLFGFASKKYHPINDFKPELWNQLKIETWYYTTNLHTGAFMLPKYVEDLLKEEEKE, encoded by the coding sequence ATGGAGATATGGTTTTCAAAATTTCACACTTCCAATGTGAAGCTTTCGGTGCGGATTGATAAACAGCTATTTTCCGGTGAAAGTGAATACCAGAGAATTGACGTGTTCGAATCCCAGGAATTTGGAAAGTTTGTGTCTTTGGATGGAGACATTGTTTTTTCAGAAAAAGATGAGTTTATTTACGATGAAATGGTGACCCATGTTCCCATGGCAGTCCATCCAAATGTTAAGGATGTGCTGATCATCGGCGGAGGCGACGGAGGGGTGTCAAAGGAGCTTTTGCAGTACCCGTTCATTCAGTCCATCGATGTGGTTGAAACGGATAAACTGTTTGTAGACGTGTGCCGGGATATTTTTCCTGAAGTATCCTGCGGGCTTTCTGATCCCAGGGTCAAGGTATATTATGATGACGGGCTCCGTTTCTTAAGAAGCAAAAAAGAGGAATATGACCTTATCATCAATGATTCCACGGATCCTTTCGGACATACGGAGGGGCTTTTCACCAAGGAATTTTACGGCAGCTGCTATAAGGCGCTGCGAAGCGATGGCATTATGGTCTATCAGCATGGAAGTCCTTTTTACGATGATGATGAGACGGCGTGCAGAAGCATGCACCGGAAGGTATTCCGTTCCTTCCCCATAAGCCGTGTTTATCAGGCCCATATTCCCACCTGCCCGTCCGGCTACTGGCTGTTTGGGTTTGCATCGAAAAAATATCATCCCATCAATGATTTTAAACCAGAACTATGGAATCAGTTAAAAATTGAAACCTGGTATTATACAACGAATCTTCATACAGGCGCGTTCATGCTGCCTAAATACGTGGAAGATTTACTGAAAGAGGAGGAAAAGGAATGA